One segment of Asaia bogorensis NBRC 16594 DNA contains the following:
- the lexA gene encoding transcriptional repressor LexA, whose translation MLTRKQHQLLLYIDGYLKRTGFSPSFDEMKEALELRSKSGIHRLISALEERGFLRRHHHRARALEILRLPVTEAQPVTAVTSDTLVEAGPFPRLAHSQAKPLASSLADSQSSVVGVPLYGRIAAGLPIEAFRDQGEQIDIPAAQLTNGQHYALHVSGDSMIEAGILDGDIVIIRQAETAENGKIVVALVDNQEVTLKRLRQKGQSIALEPANPAYETQIFPQSRVRIQGVLIGLYRQYN comes from the coding sequence ATGCTGACACGCAAGCAACACCAGCTCCTGCTTTATATCGACGGCTATCTGAAGCGGACAGGATTTTCGCCTTCTTTTGACGAAATGAAGGAGGCGCTCGAACTCCGGTCCAAATCCGGCATTCACCGGCTGATTTCAGCACTTGAGGAGCGTGGATTCCTGCGGCGCCATCATCACCGGGCCCGTGCGCTTGAAATACTGCGCCTACCGGTCACTGAGGCGCAGCCTGTGACGGCCGTGACGAGTGATACTCTCGTAGAAGCTGGTCCTTTTCCCCGCCTTGCTCACAGTCAGGCGAAGCCGCTGGCCTCCAGCTTGGCTGACTCGCAGAGTTCTGTCGTGGGTGTGCCGCTCTATGGCCGTATCGCCGCCGGCTTGCCAATCGAGGCATTCCGCGATCAGGGAGAGCAGATTGATATCCCCGCGGCGCAACTCACTAACGGGCAGCATTACGCCCTACATGTATCAGGTGATTCGATGATCGAGGCTGGCATCCTCGACGGTGATATCGTCATCATTCGCCAGGCCGAGACGGCGGAGAACGGCAAGATCGTTGTGGCGCTGGTGGATAATCAGGAGGTGACACTCAAACGCCTGCGCCAGAAGGGCCAGTCGATTGCTCTGGAGCCTGCCAATCCCGCCTATGAGACGCAGATATTTCCTCAAAGCCGTGTCCGCATCCAGGGCGTGCTGATCGGGCTTTACCGTCAGTACAACTGA
- the pgsA gene encoding CDP-diacylglycerol--glycerol-3-phosphate 3-phosphatidyltransferase encodes MLTDLPNILTLLRIASIPVLIALIAFNNAWTDGIACVLYIAACITDYLDGMLARRWKQGSELGRMMDPIADKLLVGALLLALAGYGRLVDGALFAAIIILVREIMVSGLREFMASQRATLPSTRLAKWKTGIQMVAIGCLLAGDVMPRQIGLGAISFTHLGAVMLWVSVVPTVMSGWGYLVTGLAKMLGTGTNGSSAKLTH; translated from the coding sequence ATGCTGACAGATCTGCCCAACATCCTGACCCTGCTGCGTATCGCGTCGATCCCGGTGCTGATCGCGCTGATTGCGTTCAATAATGCCTGGACGGACGGGATTGCCTGCGTGCTGTATATCGCGGCTTGCATTACCGACTATCTGGACGGGATGCTGGCGCGTCGCTGGAAACAGGGGTCGGAACTGGGTCGCATGATGGACCCGATTGCTGACAAGCTGCTCGTGGGGGCCCTGCTGCTCGCTCTGGCGGGATATGGCAGGCTGGTGGACGGTGCCCTGTTTGCAGCAATTATCATTCTCGTGCGGGAGATCATGGTAAGTGGTCTGCGCGAATTCATGGCCAGTCAGCGCGCAACACTCCCTTCGACCCGCCTCGCCAAGTGGAAAACAGGCATCCAGATGGTCGCGATCGGCTGCCTGCTGGCTGGGGACGTCATGCCAAGACAGATCGGGCTCGGTGCGATTTCCTTTACCCATCTTGGTGCAGTGATGCTCTGGGTTTCGGTGGTACCGACGGTGATGAGTGGGTGGGGCTATCTGGTAACCGGTCTCGCAAAAATGCTTGGAACCGGCACAAACGGTTCTTCAGCCAAACTCACGCACTAG